The following coding sequences lie in one Paroedura picta isolate Pp20150507F chromosome 10, Ppicta_v3.0, whole genome shotgun sequence genomic window:
- the LOC143819508 gene encoding kyphoscoliosis peptidase-like, translated as MKPDSNPVRVSHQPSKNIQLTNSTPFISSSAKNAHSFSSCSSRTQDWDQQAKTTPFQEDPKMLTDAREIQMMEVRNDDILQADSSSAALSSSSPINQRLPGQNRRNKRLGLVGQQQPKETSTQTNRSDQKDCPHKDIFLFWAQKADETSMGNTESLDSKKPPKQPRLVNTSPSGSSKKKVETLKCGAESPSRSPATIQRVTRKDLFLNSDVFRQLDAHVLRVGEQLRSKQEASSIQTLVLLLTRTATTPLEKVRAIWMWLCHNIAYDVDGFLGLSEKIHIPEQVVQTGRGVCSGYAHLCCQMCREAGLTCVEISGYGRGAGYRQGRSSQQKKSNHMWNAVQLEGRWFLLDACWGAGLVDVEKRLFIPRHEDFFFLTDPEHFVASHWPDQAEWQLTQPPVALEDFEKRAFKTPEFFKLLLAFLSPDLFVIQTDGGEATVSLTSARLMDFTYQLSRLCPGGSEEDVGTSHGMLTVSETKMVLKVFPPAEGLFELKVFARPSGSSEPPAWVCSHQIRCSESNGKEELPENPFPFWGLHPRAKEFGVEGCNWEEDLTVAATGRLKLGLRTSRPLSATYELFRRGLDPSLSQRCLVAQTEEETLSCHVLCPRFGYYRLSVFLKGLEEAEMKNAANFLIWCSGPINVNELFPSDLSMHCGPGTSSRRMGLSCPSHINPIINTKQGRCNITFHTQPGLEVTALLSKDGRASGLYSMERYVLVAHLEHKVSVSVQLPESGLYRVSLYGRKADGEAFVHVCDYVVRCFAGPQWFPFPRVYSLWARGCVLLQPRTGILEEGSRVKFRVKMPEVHSALVIGHSRTPLKLGRNKVWEGEVFTGPAGTMLKVAVKLSPESTSMDVVLSFDVESRSSALGHISG; from the exons ATGAAACCGGACAGTAACCCGGTCAGAGTCTCCCACCAACCCTCCAAGAACATCCAACTGACCAACTCAACACCCTTCATTAGTTCATCAGCAAAAAATGCCCATTCTTTTAGCAGTTGCTCCAGTCGTACACAAGACTGGGACCAGCAGGCCAAAACGACACCATTCCAAGAAGACCCCAAGATGCTGACCGATGCTAGAGAGATTCAAATGATGGAGGTCCGTAATGATGACATTCTGCAGGCCGACAGCTCTTCTGCAGCTCTCAGTTCTTCATCTCCGATTAATCAAAGACTTCCAGGGCAGAACAGAAGGAATAAGAGACTGGGACTTGTTGGCCAGCAGCAGCCCAAGGAGACCTCTACTCAAACTAACAGGAGTGATCAGAAAGATTGTCCCCATAAAGACATATTCTTGTTTTGGGCCCAGAAAGCTGATGAAACCAGCATGGGGAACACAGAGTCCCTGGACTCCAAGAAACCTCCCAAGCAACCCCGACTGGTGAACACTTCTCCTTCTGGATCATCCAAAAAGAAGGTAGAAACATTAAAGTGTGGAGCTGAGTCTCCCAGTAGGAGCCCTGCCACAATTCAGAGAGTCACAAGGAAAGACCTTTTCCTGAACTCTGATGTCTTCAGGCAGCTCGACGCCCATGTCCTTCGTGTTGGTGAGCAG CTTCGATCCAAGCAGGAGGCCTCGTCCATCCAGACCCTCGTGCTCCTGCTCACGAGAACAGCCACAACCCCGCTGGAGAAGGTCCGTGCCATTTGGATGTGGCTGTGCCACAATATCG CCTATGATGTGGACGGCTTTCTAGGACTCTCAGAGAAGATCCACATCCCTGAACAAGTCGTCCAGACTGGGCGTGGCGTGTGCTCTGGATATGCTCATTTATGCTGCCAAATGTGCAG AGAAGCAGGTTTGACTTGCGTTGAGATTTCCGGGTACGGCCGAGGAGCCGGGTACCGCCAAGGGCGAAGCAGCCAGCAGAAGAAATCCAACCACATGTGGAATGCGGTGCAGTTGGAAGGCAGGTGGTTCCTCCTTGATGCCTGCTGGGGAGCCGGGCTTGTGGATGTGGAGAAGAGGCTCTTCATCCCCAG GCATGaggactttttctttttaaccgACCCAGAGCATTTCGTAGCGAGCCACTGGCCTGACCAGGCGGAATGGCAGCTGACCCAGCCTCCCGTCGCGCTGGAGGATTTTGAAAAGAGAGCTTTCAAAACGCCGGAGTTTTTCAAGCTTCTTCTGGCCTTCCTCTCTCCTGACCTCTTTGTGATTCAAACAG ACGGCGGGGAAGCAACCGTATCTTTGACCAGCGCCCGTTTGATGGATTTCACCTACCAGCTCTCCCGGCTTTGTCCAGGCGGCAGCGAAGAGGACGTGGGCACCAGCCACGGAATGCTGACCGTGTCGGAGACTAAGATGGTCCTGAAAGTCTTCCCGCCTGCCGAGGGGCTGTTTGAACTGAAGGTCTTTGCGCGTCCTTCCGGTTCTTCAGAACCGCCCGCCTGGGTTTGCTCCCATCAGATCCGGTGCTCGGAATCGAACGGCAAAGAGGAGCTGCCCGAAAACCCTTTCCCCTTCTGGGGCCTTCATCCCCGAGCCAAAGAGTTTGGGGTCGAGGGGTGCAACTGGGAAGAAGACTTGACCGTCGCTGCCACGGGGAGACTGAAATTAGGCTTGCGGACCAGCAGGCCTCTCTCGGCCACCTACGAATTGTTCCGCCGTGGGCTGGACCCCTCTCTGAGCCAGCGGTGTCTGGTGGCTCAAACGGAAGAGGAGACGCTCAGCTGCCACGTCCTTTGCCCTCGCTTCGGCTACTACAGACTCTCCGTGTTTCTCAAAGGCCTGGAGGAGGCCGAGATGAAGAATGCTGCCAACTTCCTCATTTGGTGCTCCGGCCCCATCAATGTCAACGAGCTCTTTCCTTCGGACCTGAGCATGCACTGCGGGCCGGGCACCAGCTCCAGACGAATGGGCCTCTCCTGTCCAAGCCACATCAACCCCATTATCAATACTAAACAGGGACGGTGCAACATCACGTTCCACACCCAGCCAGGCTTGGAAGTCACCGCCCTGCTGAGCAAGGACGGGAGAGCGAGCGGGCTCTACTCAATGGAGCGATACGTGCTGGTCGCCCACCTGGAGCACAAAGTAAGCGTCTCCGTACAGCTCCCCGAATCGGGTCTCTACAGAGTGAGCTTGTACGGAAGGAAAGCCGACGGGGAAGCGTTTGTTCACGTTTGCGATTATGTTGTCCGTTGCTTTGCCGGCCCACAGTGGTTCCCCTTCCCCAGGGTCTACAGCTTGTGGGCGAGGGGGTGTGTCCTTCTACAGCCTAGAACGGGAATCCTAGAAGAGGGGAGCAGGGTAAAATTCCGGGTCAAGATGCCGGAGGTACACAGCGCTCTCGTCATTGGTCATTCGAGGACTCCGCTGAAACTGGGCCGTAACAAAGTGTGGGAGGGAGAGGTTTTCACTGGACCCGCTGGGACGATGCTGAAGGTAGCGGTCAAATTGTCTCCCGAGTCCACGAGCATGGACGTCGTCCTCTCGTTTGACGTTGAGAGCAGGTCATCTGCACTGGGACACATTTCGGGGTGA